The stretch of DNA GAGCTCAGTCAAAGCCTCAGTCATACACTGTTGAAGTAAAAAATGTTACAGATTGAATATTAAGCTTTATACTCTAAATATGTATTATGTAGTCACtagtatttttaaatattgtttcaacaaaattatttttcaaaaaaaaaaactctgaagaTGGCACATAAATCTCATACTGATGGTTTGCCTCTGTAGTATTACTACAtgtctttgtcattttttaGTATTTACATACCTTATTAGCAGCCTCTAGTGAACTGATGAGGGTGTTTAACTCTTCTCTGCTCATCTCTATAGTGGTAGGGCGGAGGGCACCTTTTTCTCTCACATCTAGACTGAGACTGAGCAGAGGAGTGTGCAAAGAGGATATCTTATCACTGGCCAGCGCTAACtgaaggaagagaaaaagatcCTGTCAAATTGGGCTTACAATCTAGGCACCATGATAATCATATGAACTCCTCATATCATACACATTTTGTAATGGAATATTGTCAATTCCACTCCCTCGTATTTAATACATGCAGAAAAAGAAACCAGTCATCAATTATATGTGGTAAGTGGAGGATAGAACACCTGTCTGTATCAATCAATTTAAAGATACAATACAAACTAAACACTTGATGACACTTGGACATATAAAGAGTGATAATCTAGCATACAGACAAATGCAAATTTGTTGGAAATCTGGACTTTGCGCTGAGTGGGTATGGTGGTGTGAGTGGTGTTTTAAGTCATTATAAGTCCATTTTCAAGAAACTGTCATGCTTTAATCTTAATTTGTTTGTTGCTTCGAAGGGCCTTAACCACTAGACATAGGACgactcaggaaaaaaatctgaatcatTCAATCCACGTGTCACCGTTCAGGGCGTGTTTTGTTTGGTTCATTACATgagcatcaagtaatgcagggagggaTTTTTCCTGCTGATACGGAGATGAGAGTTGCCAACTTGGCAACTAATAAATGTGGTGACTTTCCAAATCTTGTTTTGGCAAAAGCGACTAGCGACAAATCTAGCGAATGAcgctatatatagatatctattacaatataatcactgtttcatcttgccgtcatgtttgctctgtactgtatcatgtttgtatcatgtttgcacctctctctatctctctctctccctctctccttcatcctctctgactagcagcaggactggttcccccttaaactgacgggtcctgctcaaggtttcttcctcttaaagggagtttttccttgccacagtgctcttaggggggttcctgtgaagcgctttgagacaatttctgattgtaatatgcgctatataaataaaactgaattgaattgaattgaattgacttttggagactgacacATATCATTCTTCAGTTACTGTCCTCAACGAGCAGCGGGTGCGACCATGAGCTCCTCCCCAGCCCCAAAGCTCTCACAGGAGTTTGGCAcagcagtctcagctgcagtcagagcagagaggagacccacacgaCTCTGTGTTCAATCATGCACAATCCTGCCACTGGTCCCTTCATGGCTTGCAGAGTAGGATGTAAATATCATGTGTCGatgacaaaattaaaaaaaaaaaaaaaaaaaaaaaacaaatgtggtaGTTTAAATAATGCAAATTATGCATTAAGTGGGACAGCCGATACTTTTCTTATTGAGGAGTTGGCACTGAAGCACTAacacaagcagtgacagaatTGAAACTTCAGAggggcaacagcagcaacacaatgcaataactgattcttaaacataataaatgttggataattaggcaATATATTTTATGCGGATCTATGGTATTTGcagaatgttaaaaaaaaagttaaaaaaaacctcaatGTAAATCGAACCAAACCTGTGATAGAAACTAAACCGTGGATTTTGTGAACAGTTTCCCCCTATTAACCATTGTAAAGAAGACATAAATAAGAGTGATGTATTGCTTCAACAGATAACAGAAtagaagaatagaatagaatgaaGTTAAAAAATTCAGCATTGAGTCACCTTCAGCTGCCACTCAAAGTCCTGCAGAGTGGCAGATGAGATGGAATTAGTTCTGTCCAGCAAAGCATGGCgaatctctgtctgtctggctctAAGCACACTCAGCACAGCCTCAGCGTGGCCGCTCCGTATGCTTGACAGCCTGGCCATCACCTGCACACATCAGTAGAAAGACACCTGAAAATCTGACCATAGCCACATACATCCAGCTCAGAAAGAAATAAGTGGTTCCTTTACAGTGACTGTGTACTGTGTTTTATAAAATAACTGTATACTAATGGTAGTGGTGTTTTAGTATGTACACAAAATCTTGATTATGCATTCTTCTATCAACTTATCAAAGCAGTGACAGCAGGCTACAGGGTCCCCTAACCATAAGTGTCCATTTCAGAGCGCCTGCGTCCTTTGACATGATCATATTTTAATGCTTAAGAGACAATattatatttacaaaaacaaaatccacacaCAGTTTAGAAGAAAAGAACCCCAATGTGAACACAAACCCTTTGCATCCTCCCACTGTCTCACCTCTTTATCTGAGATGTTGTTCCCCACTGCCAGTTGGAATAGGTGTGTCAGGGAATTGAGCAGCTCCAGCCACTCATGCAGAGCCCAGGTGTCGCTGTAATCACTCCTACAAGGCAGCTCCCGCCCACACAGACCATCCACCACCCTGTGACAAAACTTCACACAATACAATGAGGATCTGGattttgctttaaaaaataatgcattTCGAACTAAGACATGGAACTTAACACTACAATCCTAATGTTTTAGGATCTTCAGGTGTATGAACTCCTTCTAGGCATGCCGTCCGAAAGCTCGCAGATACACATAGTCACCACCGTGACAGAGACGATATTAAAAATAACTATATTTACTGAACAAAATACGTGAAATGTTTGTCTTGCCATCAAacgttttgttttattttggaagcGAAGGAAGCAGTCTGCACAGGAAGTCAACACCGGAGCTCTGCAGGCAGACCGTCTTTAATTCTAAAGCTATTTTAACACCAGAAGGGTACACCACACGTTCTTTTTGTGACCGTCAGTTATTTACCgagattaataaaaaaaaacaagatgggCTACAGAGTAAATGGAGGCACGGTCCGTGTAAGCATGCGGAAACAATGACGAGCTTTCAGAAACCGTTAACCATGAACTTATATTTTCACATAAAAGTGCTAGTTGCTTCATTAGACGTTGATTAAACTCTGTTAATCGTGAACAGACACTTACGCCCAGACATTCAGCGTCGGGTAATTTGTTCAGAAAATCCACCATGGCTTCTTATGGTTCCGCCTGCTGATCAGCTGTTGTCAGTCACGTGGTCACGTGAGTTGCGTTCAGGTTTTTTGGAAAAATCAACTTTAACGTTCCCAGCGACTTATTAGTGTGTCTGATATAATTTACACAAACTGCATGTATGCCATTGCGTACTATATaaagaaattgtctcaaaggtACATATTAAACAAAAGATAAATaacaaacataataataatgtaagcATGATTGTTCAAAATGACAACATGTATAAAGTATTATTCTAACCAATGTACACGATAAACTTTAATGTCGAACGtaataaaaaaaggtttaataAGTCAGTGATGATATAAGCTGTTAAACGAGTCTGTGCTTTTACTTGCATTAACCCTAAATTTGACACCTTTGGAATTGTGTTGGCTATCGCTGCAAAAGCGGAACGTTTCATTCGTGGAACTCGAATTTCACATCCTGCTTCATGGAGGTTGTTTGTGATTTAAACGTAGCTACACGGTTGCTGCTATTAAGCATACCAATGGCGGATGGAAATAAACAGCAAGGTAAGTGTTGTTCTGCAGTATCAGTGTTTCACGGGAACCTTGTTTTAACCCTGTTGCTTACGGGGAACGTTGCTTTAACCATGGAAGGCGAGTGAATGTAGGTCGAGAATTTGTTCATTCATTACAGTAATGACAGCACTATGAAGAACAATGCTCTGTAGGCCAATTTATTCCAGCGCCCTAAGTAGCGACAATTTCTTCTAGAGTTGGCTGAATGTGTACGCTCAGACAAAACGTATGTTTTACGGGTTATTTTGTTATCCTCGGGTATGGACAGCGGAAGGAGACGTTGAACGTGTTTACATATAACAGTTCGATGCAGTCGGATAAGCAGTAGTGTGAAAGCTAGTGTACAGTCACAGTTAAGTGGAAGCAGACTGGATCAAAGTATTAGGTTGTGCTGATCAGTTGCAGGTTTCTGTTCTCGCATACAAAAAGAGCTCTGACCTCAACCCCACATTCGACTGAACGGGGCTGTGACCCTCCCAGGACAGGACTGCTGGTCTTGGACACAACGAAACTTTGTAGGTGGAGGGAGTGAATAATTTTGGACGTGGACAATTTTGTGAAATAGTATCTTTACCACATCATACAGTCTTTTGCCATTTAGTTGTCATTTTCTGCCAGAGCAGACCCATTAAGAAATGCACTTATTTCAAAGCTTTAAAGGGCTCTTTTATTAACGTCAATGTTCAAATTTGAAGGGTTTTAAAGTTTCCCCATTCatttaaaaaggagaaaaaaatattttgagtattataatattttgcaaaaaataaaactgaccCATTacgtcctgaatgagctgagcATTTTGATGGTTGACTAgtttaaatatgtgaatctaaagCTACACACTCCCACTCATAATGTAACTAATGTAATGATAATCAAAAAGACGTAGAAtatgctttgcagcaatcaaactaatgaaaTATTGACATATTCCTTGAAATGATTACATCCcaacaaaatgtaaatgtaaatcatTCCAGTTAAGAAAGACAAATTACTCTGGAAACCTCAAGTAGCTATGGCTGCTCTCTGCCACAAAACAGCAATGATTCGGTTTAAGGTGTCTACAGACTCCCCAGGTCTCAGTCTGAGCATCTATTGGCTGTGCTGAACAAACAAACTGATCTATGGAGGCCCCACCTAGCATGATTTCTAGGACAAAGGGTCTGTTGCTCATGTTTGGTGCCAAATAATCAGATGCCACAGCACACCTTAAAGAGGCTCAACTATGTTTTGATGGGCAGCAAAAGGGACACCTATGGTGGTCGACCACAATGATAATTTAAGCTGCTGTGATGGCTCTCTTGAAAAGACTATCATTATAATCACCATTGCACTCAGTAGTGTAAGCCTACAGTATTGGTGCTTGTTATAAACATATGGTCCTCTTTTGTTAAGTTCACCTCTTAAATTTCACTTCCCCAAAATTCTGTTTAAATCCAGTTGTACAAGGAAGTGCAGGAATGCACAGGGCAGGCTGGGACTTTCAAAAAGTTTACTTCCCCAGAGTACACAAAAATGCAAGCTTGTGGCAGCCTTGCATTCAAAAACTcattaaaaagaggaagagctgTTGTGTGATTGACTGTATAAGAAGAAGCAATAGATTGCTTCAGTTGGCAGAAATAACTGGAATTCACCAGcttcaacacaaacaaatgtttgtttaaataatGACTGATCTATTCATTATTTAgcatctttattttatttttccttgcatttaatttaaaaacagccaTGATACTGAGCCTTTTCTTCTTAAAAGAGAGAGGGACGGCTAGCTAAACAAAGACTATTCAGATTTTTAGATAGTTTTATACCTAATATGTTATATGTAATGCTGAAACATTTATATTTCCTATTTTTCTTGCATATATGGAAAAACTACCACTACTACTACTCCCTTCCACATCACAGTGCTGCTCAAAAGCTTGTGAACACTgtagaattttctatatttctacCTAAATGTGAtctaaaacatcagccaattttcacacattttgtaGCGCCCCAAAATCTTTGATTTGGTCCTGTGCATTCGAAATGACATTATCTGCAGATGTatcattttgtgtcattttatgtGTCATTTTATCATCAGAAGGGATTAAAGAAGCTTAAGTAATGTAATGCATGGCTGTTCATTGTTTGCATGAGGGGCATTCTTCTTCTACTATGTATCCTACTTCACTAGCCTAATTATGTCTAGTACTACTAGTACTATAAAAACGCTTTGAGTCTCCAGCAGTATAGTGGTTCTAGCAATATGGAATCTCTAAGACTAGAGGGTTGGTTGTCCAAGCAAACCTAATAAGAGAACACCGGGTTGCtattttaaactttattttaaatattgattttgACAAAattttgtgatttttctttttccagaATAACGACTTTGTGAGTCCAGCACAAGTCAATCAGGAGCTAAAGTCCAGCTAAATCCTTTGTTGCCCAGATGGAACGGTTTCACTGGGTGCAGCATCGCTGCCGACAGTTGCTGGCAGGGGACTCAGGCTGGTACTCTGCACCCACTGGCTTACACAGCAGAAGTTCCCAACACAGAGACAGTGGGAAGCGGAGAACAGTGTTTGCCCGGCATGGGCCACACCAAGAGGATTATGAAGCTGTTTGCAAAAATTTTAGGACCAATGCAATCCGCACTAACAAATACAGTTTGCTGACTTTTATTCCTATGAACTTGTTTCAGCAGTTTCACAGGTCAGATTTTTGTTTGTgatttacagtgttttatttgtttatatgtttGACCATGGCAACTTACCTTTTGTAGTTCATAATGTTTAGATTACTCAAACTTTAGGAAAGTAAGGTAATTAGAAGTGAAATGGTGGCAATTGTTTTACAGGACTATACAGCATCTATTTCTGCAACTTTAACCCCTTCATCACTCATTTGAAGTAGTTGTATTTTTTCAAGATTACAGTTAGGTaaccactgtaaataaatctAGACATGTCAGCTGTGATGTTCATGTGGGAGGTGGCTTTGCCATAGCCTTAATTGTACAAAATTTTAAGTCTTAACACAAGATTActggtatttatttatttgtcatgaCATACAATATATCCTGCATAGACAACATTTAGCTCTGTGCAGTACTAATTCTCTAATGGCCACTTTTTTACAATCTGTAATACATGCCATGGCTTCTGCATAGTAAACAGCTGTTTTGCTCTTTGTTTTGCAGGGCTGCCAACctctattttctttttctggcaTTGCTGAACTGGGTGCCAGTGGTCGAAGCCTTTCAGAAGGAAATTACCATGATTCCTTTGATGGTGGTTCTCACTGTCATTGCCATCAAAGATGCCCTAGAAGACTATAGACGCTACTTGTTTGACAAAAAGGTTAACAACAGTGTAGTGCGAGTGTTCTGTGGGTGAGTAAAACCTCAGTTTAAACACAATTCAGGGGCATATGTCATCAATGTATGAAACTATGAGCATAGATCTTGTGTTctacattaattaattaattagtaACATTGCATTTATAGTTCAAAGATTTTTTGACAATTCCTATGGAGTAGACTGTATGTAAAGGTAaatgttttttcccccaaaatatTGCAAATGCTCACCCAAAGGATTTAAGGAATTAATTAGACTTTCAATTTACCTCCTAAATATTGTTTAAATTTTCTTAATGTCCAATTCCAAGTTTGTTGTACTGGGGTGTTTATTTGTGGGCTTACAGACGGTGTGCGTCTGTAAAGGTAAGCCAACCCTGAGCAATGGGAAGTTACTAGATTCATATAGATGGGCAAAGTTAGGGAGGGAACAATATGCACATATAATTTATGGCCacaatttatgtatttttttgaccatgtcaccagAGGGGCTCTATAGAAAGGAGGCAATTTAGAgcgaccaattaacctaacaagcttgtctttagaatgtgggaggaagccagagcacccGGACAAAACCCATGCAGACACAGGGCAAACGTGCAAACTCTACACAGAAAGGCCCAGGACAGACTGGGagttatttattcatgtagtattgatttatttttacaagctgtttaTTGTTCCTGTCTCCTGGTCTAACCCTGAAGGGTTGTGGAATAGGAAATAAGTAACAGAACAGTGCATGTTGCTGTTGTGTAACACACCTTCCTGCTATATCTGATTCCACAATATGTCTTTTGAGACACTTGAACCTTGAGTTTGTTTACAGCCTGACTGCCTTTCAGAGGAGTGGCATTGAATTTCATGACCAAGGTTGTTAACTATCTATTCATCCCTCTCATTTCCTTCTTGCCTGCCCATGTTTTACTTAAGGAAAGCAGGCTAACAGACGTCACATCAAAGTGATTTAAATTATTAAAGATGAGAAAATAACGAAGGACAATATGTTGTTAGatgaaaaatattattttcagTAGTGCTAGAATACCGTTGCATGGAGATGATGATTAAAGAGGATACACAAACCAGCAGACGAAATCCTCTGGACTCAATGCATAGCACAGAGCAACTGTCCCGTCTACACTCTTCCAAGAAGCAGTTGTGGAAGAATAGGACAGTGGTGGCTTCTTCCACAGAGGATGAGGACCTGAGGCAACTCCTGCAGTTATATAAAGGCAACAAGATTTGTACGACAAAGTACTCTCTTGTGTCTTTCCTGCCCAAAAATCTGTTTGAGCAGCTTCATCGTGTTGCTAATATCTACTTCATCTTCCTTGCTGCTCTAAACTTTGTTCCTGTTGTTGAGGCCTTCCAACCAGAGGTTGCTCTGGCTCCTATTATCCTGGTGTTGACAGTGATGGCTGTTAAGGATATCTGGGAAGACTACTGCAGGTTTAAGATGGATCATTTGATAAACAGGCTTCTCTGTCATGTTTATAGCAGGTACATGCATGTGTTATACAGTTTTTTTATGGTTGACTGCAATTTCTGTAATCAAGAATAAATAATCCACTAAGTTCTAACTAATCGTAAAAATGTTTGCTACAAAACTACACTAGATGTTAGAATAAAACCCACATTGAAATGAGAAAAAACGGTTTGTGGGTCATGGTGGGTAAAAATGTAGGTCAAGACTTCCAGTAAAGCTGCAGCCACACTACCACACAGGAATTCTCCAAGCTGTGTCAATGAGCTGTTACTTCCTTGTCAGCTGTTGTTGCATATGTGTGTACAAAAGTCAACAAACCTTTGCCTATGACTTCTCAATTACTTTGTTGcatgttaaaaaagaaaacagaccgGCTCAGTCTACAATGGGGTACATATGTGTTGCTTCTGATTCTTCTATTTCCTCCCAGCCTTAGCCTCCTCAACTCAACTTTACAGTTGTCTCCCATATTAAGACTGATGAACTTTACATGATCACTAAAGCTGACACCAGTCTGTAAAGAGAATGACCACTTTATATGAATGTTAACTACACCTAAATTGTCTGCAATTCACTGAGTTGGTGCTTTCAGGGTAAATGAAAAGgggtggagttttttttttacagaaaaatatttaaaatacaaatttTACTAATGTAAAGATTAAAAGTATTGATAGAATTAAATGACAAGTTAATTTTGCATAAAATGCTAGCTAATGGATAATAAGTGAGTACACACTGGGAGTAATTGTGACAGGAGATCCTCCCAGAGTCGGATCAGGCTGTTCCCAGCAATATCTTGCTCATTTTGACATAATATAATCACTAAAAATGATAGggggtttttattttgtatatatgtatttgttttttgttaaatctGTAAAAGATCTAAAACTGGACTATGTGCCACAGACCAGTATATACCACACTGGGTGTTTTCCCTGTGATAAAAAATTACTCATAAATTTCCATACAAGTCAAGTATTTGTTAAAGGCAGTTTTGACTGCAGTCACAGGACTGCATCTGTGTGCATAGGTCTTGATCGGGCTTACACATATGGATGCTGCAGTTTAATTCTACTTTAATTTAGAAAACTGTTCAAACAGGATGGACAGCCTTTTTAGCCACAAAATATTTGACCTGGTTCTAATGTGtccacattttctttctttttttttattttattgtcctACAGCACACAAAAAGCTTTCATTGACCAATGCTGGAGCAACGTGAGGGTTGGAGACTTTGTCCGTTTGACCTGCAATGACCTCATCCCTGCTGACATACTGCTGTTGTACTCCTCTGACCCTCGTGGTGTTTGTTACATTGAAACTGCCAACCTAGATGGAGAAACAAACCTTAAACAGAGACAAGTGGTTTCAGACCTTCCAGTGCAGGTATCACAAAGAGAGGAATTCTTTTCATTCTATATACCTTTATGCCTATGCCTTCTGATACAATATTGTAAGAAAACTTTAAAACACTTGGTTTGATCGATGACATTGGGATAGAAATGAGTATTTTGttactgtgtgtgcattttccAGGGGGGAGAGATCACACCACAGAGCTTCCACAGTCGTATTGAATGTGAGAATCCCAACAATGACCTCAGCCGGTTCAGAGGTTACATGTAAGTGTCTTTTCATTTTACTGTG from Parambassis ranga chromosome 22, fParRan2.1, whole genome shotgun sequence encodes:
- the commd8 gene encoding COMM domain-containing protein 8, with translation MVDFLNKLPDAECLGFCHRVVDGLCGRELPCRSDYSDTWALHEWLELLNSLTHLFQLAVGNNISDKEVMARLSSIRSGHAEAVLSVLRARQTEIRHALLDRTNSISSATLQDFEWQLKLALASDKISSLHTPLLSLSLDVREKGALRPTTIEMSREELNTLISSLEAANKVVLQLK